From Providencia sp. R33, a single genomic window includes:
- a CDS encoding L,D-transpeptidase family protein has protein sequence MKRVLTVASLFVMSALFAPAQAKEYPLPDSNTRLIGENYTYIVPNDGRPLEAIASEHEIGLLGMLEANPGTDPYLPEAGKELIIPAQMLLPSTPRTGIVINLAELRLYYYPANSDNVIVYPIGIGQLGRDTPEMVTSVSQSIKDPTWTPTANIRKNYAKEGITLPVVVPAGPENPMGLYALRLAYGRGEYLIHGTNADFGIGMRVSSGCIRLRPDDIEALFKTVPKGTRVQVIDQAVKYSKEADGSYYIEVHQPLSRSSKDDPQTMPIKLSDDFKRFLENEGVDKALVQKELARRSGMPVRVNNDQGTNEPAHENQYEGLIPIEPFTISQPGPIYDGKIGALLPTKYRSSLAVQ, from the coding sequence ATGAAAAGAGTTTTAACAGTGGCAAGTTTGTTTGTCATGAGTGCATTGTTTGCGCCAGCTCAGGCAAAAGAGTACCCATTGCCTGATAGTAACACCCGCCTAATCGGGGAAAATTACACGTATATCGTGCCGAACGATGGTCGTCCCCTTGAAGCGATTGCTAGTGAACATGAAATTGGTTTATTAGGGATGCTTGAAGCAAACCCAGGTACTGACCCTTATCTGCCAGAAGCAGGTAAGGAGCTGATTATTCCTGCACAAATGTTATTACCATCAACGCCAAGAACAGGGATTGTGATTAACTTGGCAGAGTTGCGTTTATATTACTACCCTGCAAACAGCGATAATGTCATTGTTTATCCAATTGGTATTGGCCAATTGGGACGTGATACACCTGAAATGGTCACATCAGTCAGCCAGTCGATTAAAGACCCAACATGGACACCAACCGCAAATATTCGTAAAAATTACGCAAAAGAAGGGATTACATTACCCGTTGTTGTTCCAGCGGGCCCTGAAAACCCAATGGGATTATATGCCTTACGTTTAGCCTATGGTCGTGGTGAGTATCTAATCCATGGTACCAATGCAGACTTCGGTATTGGAATGCGTGTCAGTTCCGGTTGTATCCGTTTACGTCCTGATGATATTGAAGCGCTATTTAAAACAGTTCCGAAAGGAACTCGCGTCCAAGTTATTGATCAAGCTGTGAAATATTCAAAAGAAGCAGATGGTAGCTATTACATCGAAGTGCATCAGCCATTATCTCGCTCGAGTAAGGATGATCCACAAACCATGCCAATCAAGCTCTCTGACGATTTCAAGCGTTTTCTTGAAAATGAAGGGGTAGATAAGGCTTTAGTACAAAAAGAGCTTGCTAGACGTTCTGGGATGCCTGTGCGTGTAAATAATGATCAGGGTACTAATGAACCAGCGCATGAAAACCAATATGAAGGGCTAATACCGATTGAGCCGTTCACTATTTCGCAGCCTGGCCCGATTTACGATGGTAAAATTGGCGCATTATTACCCACCAAATACCGTTCCTCTTTAGCTGTACAATAA
- the sufE gene encoding cysteine desulfuration protein SufE yields the protein MPALPDENKLLRNFARCQDWEERYLYMIELGGRLPELNETQKSDSNLIAGCQSQVWIDMQLQSDGTITFAGDSDAAIVKGLVAIVIILFQGKTPQQILALDVKSFFEQLALEQHLTPSRTQGLNAMIRTILARANELV from the coding sequence ATGCCCGCATTACCCGATGAAAATAAATTATTACGTAATTTTGCGCGTTGTCAGGATTGGGAAGAACGTTATTTGTATATGATTGAGCTAGGTGGGCGTTTGCCTGAGCTTAATGAAACACAAAAAAGTGATAGCAATCTAATTGCGGGTTGCCAAAGCCAAGTATGGATTGATATGCAGTTACAATCTGATGGCACAATTACCTTTGCAGGGGATAGTGATGCTGCAATCGTTAAAGGGTTAGTGGCGATTGTCATTATTCTTTTTCAAGGTAAAACACCACAGCAAATTTTAGCGTTAGATGTAAAATCCTTTTTTGAGCAATTGGCGTTAGAACAACATTTAACCCCTTCACGAACCCAAGGGTTGAATGCCATGATCCGCACTATCTTAGCGCGTGCAAATGAATTAGTTTAG